Proteins encoded by one window of Molothrus aeneus isolate 106 chromosome 16, BPBGC_Maene_1.0, whole genome shotgun sequence:
- the PLK1 gene encoding serine/threonine-protein kinase PLK1 — MNAPGGKAARPAALAEPARAAAAAAAAGGKEVPKVLVDPRTRRSFVRGRFLGKGGFARCYELAEAESREVFAGKVVPKSLLVKPHQKEKMSMEIAIHRSLSHRHVVGFQGFFEDDDFVYVVLELCRRRSLLELHKRRKALSEPEVRYYLRQTILGCQYLHSHRVIHRDLKLGNLFLSDDMEVKIGDFGLATKVEYDGERKKTLCGTPNYIAPEVLGKKGHSFEVDIWSIGCIMYTLLVGKPPFETSCLKDTYIRIKKNEYTIPKHINPVAANLIQKMLRSDPATRPTIDELLNDEFFTSGYLPSRLPTSCLTIAPRFSLAPSSLELGGRKPLTALNKGLDSPAQEPLPEKEEAAGLREVGDAVSCHLADMLQQLTAVNAAKPSERVAVRQEEAEDPACIPIFWVSKWVDYSDKYGLGYQLCDNSVGVLFNDSTRLIMYNDGDNLQYIEQNNTESYFTVRSYPSALNKKITLLKYFRNYMSEHLLKAGANITPREGDELARLPYLCTWFRTRSAIILHLSNGTVQINFFQDHTKVILCPLMAAVTYIDEKRDFRTYKLSLIEEHGCCRELASRLRYARTMVEKLLSSKSGSGRVKSSS; from the exons ATGAACGCGCCGGGCGGGAAGGCGGCGCGGCCGGCGGCGCTGGCGGAGCCggcccgggcggcggcggcggcggcggcggcgggggggaaGGAGGTGCCGAAGGTGCTCGTGGACCCCCGCACCCGGCGCAGCTTCGTGCGCGGGCGGTTCCTGGGCAAGGGCGGCTTCGCGCGGTGCTACGAGCTGGCCGAGGCCGAGAGCCGGGAGGTGTTCGCGGGGAAGGTGGTGCCCAAGTCGCTGCTGGTGAAGCCGCACCAGAAGGAGAAGATGTCCATGGAGATCGCCATCCACCGCAGCCTCTCCCACCGCCACGTCGTCGGCTTCCAGGGCTTCTTCGAGGACGACGACTTTGTCTACGTCGTGCTGGAGCTCTGCCGCCGCAGG tcgctgctggagctgcacaagCGGCGGAAGGCGCTGAGCGAGCCCGAGGTGCGGTACTACCTGCGGCAGACCATCCTGGGCTGCCAGTACCTGCACAGCCACCGCGTCATCCACCGCGACCTCAAGCTGGGCAACCTCTTCCTCAGCGACGACATGGAGGTGAAGATCG gtGACTTTGGCCTGGCCACCAAGGTAGAGTACGATGGGGAGCGCAAGAAGACCCTGTGTGGGACGCCCAACTACATCgccccagaggtgctgggcaAGAAGGGGCACAGCTTTGAGGTGGACATCTGGTCCATTGGCTGCATCAT GTACACTCTGCTGGTGGGGAAACCGCCTTTTGAGACCTCCTGTCTAAAGGATACGTACATCCGGATCAAGAAGAATGAGTACACCATTCCCAAG CACATCAACCCTGTGGCTGCAAACCTCATCCAGAAGATGCTGAGGTCGGACCCTGCCACGCGCCCGACCATCGATGAGCTGCTGAACGACGAGTTCTTCACCTCGGGGTACCTGCCCAGCCGCCTGCCCACCAGCTGCCTCACCATTGCTCCCCGCTtctccctggctcccagcagcctggagctcGGCGGGCGGAAGCCGCTGACCGCGCTCAATAAAG GACtggacagccctgcccaggagcccttgccggagaaggaggaggcggcggggctgcgggaggTGGGAGATGCTGTCAGCTGCCACCTGGCTGACATGTTGCAGCAGCTGACTGCAGTCAATGCAGCCAAGCCCTCCGAGAGAGTGGCAGTGAGGCAAG AAGAAGCTGAGGACCCGGCCTGCATTCCCATCTTCTGGGTTAGCAAATGGGTGGACTACTCAGATAAATATGGACTCG GCTACCAGCTCTGTGACAACAGCGTTGGGGTTCTCTTCAATGACTCCACTCGGCTCATCATGTACAACGATGGGGACAACCTGCAGTACATTGAGCAGAACAACACCGAGTCCTACTTCACTGTGAGGTCCTACCCTTCTGCCCTCAACAAGAAG ATAACACTACTGAAGTACTTCCGGAATTACATGAGCGAGCACTTGCTGAAGGCGGGGGCGAACATCACGCCACGGGAAGGGGACGAGCTGGCCCGACTGCCCTACCTGTGCACCTGGTTCCGGACCCGCAGCGCCATCATCCTGCACCTCAGCAACGGCACTGTGCAGATCAACTTCTTCCAG GACCACACCAAGGTCATCCTGTGCCCTCTCATGGCTGCTGTGACATACATAGATGAGAAACGGGACTTCCGCACGTACAAGCTGAGCCTGATCGAGGAGCACGGCTGCTGCCGGGAGCTGGCCAGCCGCCTGCGCTACGCCCGCACCATGGTGGAGAAGCTCCTCAGCTCCAAGTCTGGCTCGGGCCGCGTGAAATCTTCCTCCTAG